The following are encoded together in the Capsulimonas corticalis genome:
- a CDS encoding SEL1-like repeat protein: MKNLFVILVLMAALQGTANAQRVDAYGYDDAGQYRADFGVSESLNLNCTIDVSELRAKFEQLYAPAPVQSYTSWSDDSDYDYSTSYYRPEPPPEPQLTPEQIAANQKAAELKALVDKANDALTVQKDYPLAVTLLQNAADAGDTASLATLYHLLVDKDKGVYDKARAAKLLVDLATGHDDYRDDKGNPVFNEFKRQYGQALIDGDGYPQDYDAGTDLVQKAAVHADAWVTLGREYEAGANHFHQSPAIAISCYQTSLLMGDHSGAWIPEIRSRMALLMIAQPGAGLRQYRDDLIGLLKPGDQSIPDSLRDAIGVKLYNVLMAGDPVPKNPSTTIGVLFMTKGAPDWEQAEPYFTNNDDPAAIRELARYYENGWGRPKDHQKAISMLTKAAAGGDKDAEYGLAVNKYEEARSGSESPTPLDGLAADVQKCAKALADAGNVPAKNNLAKWTRLRAEKSTTMTPAQKEAARKKAYELWTEAADQGVREATYYLAACDEYGIGATKDTDAAKRHYDYAAYWDDPQAQKRMGEITLQGLYDTPVDVDKGRHFLLMASYSLPSAAYELGLELKKGSASNDDLKQARDLFKQAFDAKIWQAGFELAACLHKGLGGDKDEAGAKALVEKAASMAGAKSAKIAVDAYTNGATVDPDPAMAAKWKALAGV; this comes from the coding sequence ATGAAAAATCTATTCGTTATTTTGGTCTTGATGGCTGCACTTCAGGGAACCGCCAATGCTCAGCGTGTCGACGCCTACGGTTACGATGACGCCGGCCAATATCGAGCGGACTTTGGCGTTTCAGAGAGCCTGAATCTCAATTGTACAATCGACGTCTCCGAACTCAGGGCGAAGTTTGAGCAGTTGTATGCTCCGGCGCCTGTGCAGTCTTATACGTCCTGGTCCGATGACTCCGATTACGACTATTCCACTTCGTATTACCGGCCTGAACCTCCGCCAGAACCACAGCTAACCCCCGAGCAAATCGCCGCGAACCAGAAGGCCGCCGAACTTAAGGCGCTGGTGGACAAAGCCAACGATGCGCTCACCGTCCAGAAGGACTATCCACTCGCCGTTACTCTTCTGCAAAATGCGGCAGACGCCGGCGACACGGCGTCGCTTGCGACCCTTTACCACCTTCTCGTGGATAAAGACAAGGGCGTTTACGACAAAGCCCGCGCCGCGAAGCTCCTTGTGGACCTGGCGACGGGGCACGACGACTATCGCGACGACAAGGGCAATCCGGTGTTCAACGAGTTCAAGAGGCAGTACGGACAGGCTCTGATCGATGGGGACGGCTATCCGCAAGATTATGACGCCGGGACCGATCTCGTGCAAAAGGCCGCCGTTCATGCAGACGCATGGGTGACCCTGGGCAGAGAGTATGAGGCCGGGGCGAACCACTTCCACCAGTCACCGGCAATCGCAATCTCGTGCTATCAAACGTCTCTCTTAATGGGGGATCATAGCGGCGCCTGGATTCCTGAGATTCGATCCCGCATGGCGCTGCTCATGATCGCACAGCCGGGCGCCGGCTTGCGTCAATACCGAGATGACCTCATCGGTTTGCTGAAGCCGGGCGATCAATCCATCCCCGATTCGCTGCGCGACGCGATTGGCGTCAAACTCTACAATGTCCTGATGGCCGGCGACCCTGTCCCTAAAAACCCCAGCACAACCATCGGAGTGCTATTTATGACCAAGGGCGCCCCGGATTGGGAGCAGGCGGAGCCGTACTTCACCAACAACGACGATCCCGCCGCCATACGAGAGCTTGCCCGTTACTACGAAAACGGTTGGGGCAGGCCCAAAGACCATCAAAAGGCGATCTCCATGCTGACCAAGGCCGCGGCCGGTGGAGATAAGGATGCGGAATACGGCCTCGCCGTGAACAAATATGAGGAAGCTCGCAGCGGCTCTGAAAGTCCGACGCCCCTGGATGGTTTGGCGGCGGACGTTCAGAAGTGCGCCAAAGCCCTTGCCGACGCCGGCAACGTCCCGGCTAAGAATAATCTCGCAAAGTGGACACGGCTACGGGCCGAGAAGTCCACAACTATGACGCCCGCGCAGAAAGAGGCCGCCCGTAAGAAAGCCTATGAGCTATGGACCGAGGCCGCTGACCAGGGTGTCCGCGAAGCCACCTATTACCTTGCGGCATGCGACGAATACGGAATTGGCGCGACGAAAGATACGGACGCCGCAAAGCGCCACTACGATTACGCCGCCTATTGGGACGATCCGCAGGCCCAAAAGCGGATGGGGGAGATCACCCTCCAGGGCCTGTACGACACCCCAGTCGATGTGGATAAGGGACGACATTTTTTGCTGATGGCGTCTTATTCGCTGCCGTCAGCCGCGTACGAACTGGGCCTCGAACTGAAGAAAGGCAGTGCTTCCAACGACGACCTCAAACAAGCGCGGGACCTGTTCAAGCAGGCGTTCGACGCCAAAATTTGGCAAGCCGGCTTTGAGCTGGCCGCCTGCCTGCACAAGGGCCTTGGCGGCGACAAGGACGAGGCCGGAGCCAAAGCGCTGGTGGAAAAAGCCGCATCTATGGCGGGCGCCAAGAGCGCAAAGATCGCCGTCGACGCCTACACCAACGGAGCCACGGTCGACCCGGACCCAGCGATGGCCGCCAAATGGAAAGCCTTGGCCGGCGTTTAA